One window of Cohnella hashimotonis genomic DNA carries:
- a CDS encoding helix-turn-helix transcriptional regulator — protein sequence MKKLSEMTPYLGDLMPYVYDGSANEGLRVCSVYAMHLFPEGGGEMEVEGVRHPLDKRALVFLRPGQPHAFHISPERPLSSFNLYFDLWDTGAPVSLNRIFIYAPEPFRLDAVSVACPCAELESLPCVSSLQDDPQLYEELLRIVRVYEQSRYYRSEILNSMMYAWMLNWYNARHTRRPSDYRIVKLLERLERDPGRRESVGEWWEMCGLSRTYFHELFLRETGFTPKAYQHRLRMRRAAILLRESDLTITAVADKLGYPSIHPFTRHFGAYYGVSPMQYRRRPASPTGVPPADPSPVL from the coding sequence ATGAAAAAGCTGTCCGAAATGACGCCATACCTGGGCGATCTGATGCCTTATGTCTACGACGGCAGCGCAAATGAAGGGCTTCGCGTATGCAGCGTGTATGCGATGCATCTGTTCCCGGAGGGCGGCGGGGAGATGGAGGTCGAAGGCGTCAGGCATCCGCTCGACAAGCGAGCGCTCGTCTTTTTGCGGCCCGGCCAGCCCCACGCGTTTCATATCTCGCCGGAGCGGCCGCTTTCCTCATTCAATTTGTATTTCGATTTATGGGACACCGGGGCCCCGGTGTCGCTGAACCGGATTTTTATTTACGCGCCCGAGCCCTTCCGGCTTGACGCCGTCTCCGTCGCTTGCCCGTGCGCCGAGTTGGAGTCCCTTCCTTGCGTGTCGTCGCTCCAGGACGACCCGCAGCTCTACGAGGAGCTGCTGCGGATTGTCCGGGTATACGAACAATCCCGCTACTATCGCAGCGAGATTCTGAACAGCATGATGTACGCGTGGATGCTGAATTGGTACAATGCTCGCCATACGCGGCGGCCGAGCGATTACCGGATCGTGAAGCTGCTGGAGCGTCTCGAAAGGGATCCAGGGAGGCGCGAGAGCGTCGGCGAATGGTGGGAGATGTGCGGACTAAGCCGCACCTATTTTCACGAGCTGTTCCTTCGGGAAACGGGGTTCACGCCCAAAGCCTATCAGCATCGTCTGCGGATGCGGAGAGCGGCGATTCTGCTGCGGGAGAGCGACCTCACGATCACCGCAGTCGCGGACAAGCTTGGCTATCCGTCGATCCATCCGTTTACGCGCCACTTTGGCGCCTATTACGGCGTCAGTCCGATGCAGTACCGCCGCCGTCCGGCAAGCCCGACAGGCGTGCCGCCCGCCGATCCTTCGCCCGTTCTCTAA
- a CDS encoding YlbF family regulator has product MVKSLPAAEASVGYSPDPAADLTAIAARAFELGDLIKHSALTEDYVYWKRSVERSGEAQLRIREFLKAKDKFSECERFGHFHPDYHEALDQVYAAEAKLEEIEEVRRFKEAERAVDLLLHEVSLLIAHSVSETIKVPDNDPNPKASGCGSGGSCSCGSGGCG; this is encoded by the coding sequence ATGGTAAAATCCCTCCCTGCGGCGGAGGCGTCCGTCGGCTATTCGCCGGATCCCGCGGCCGACCTTACGGCGATCGCGGCACGCGCCTTCGAGCTGGGAGATCTGATAAAGCACTCCGCGTTGACGGAGGATTACGTATACTGGAAGCGCTCCGTGGAGCGCAGCGGCGAAGCGCAGCTTCGCATTCGCGAGTTTCTCAAGGCCAAGGACAAGTTCAGCGAGTGCGAGCGGTTCGGTCATTTTCACCCGGATTACCACGAGGCGCTGGACCAAGTCTACGCGGCCGAGGCGAAGCTCGAAGAGATCGAGGAGGTCCGCCGCTTCAAGGAAGCGGAGCGCGCGGTCGACCTGCTGCTTCACGAAGTGTCGCTGCTGATCGCGCATTCGGTGTCCGAGACGATCAAGGTGCCGGATAACGATCCGAACCCCAAGGCATCGGGCTGCGGGAGCGGCGGCAGCTGCTCCTGCGGCAGCGGGGGCTGCGGATAA
- a CDS encoding DedA family protein: MTDSLLGLVFEYGYVGLFLAMALGLVGIPVPDEALLTAAGYLMTQGHMKLGFTMLAAIGGSLTGMSLSYLLGRWLGRPLLTKLGPLLRLTPDKLARHEARFSKWGQVLVLVGYFVPGLRHMTALFIGLGKHPYRPFLFYASLGALAWTSTFELIGVLLGEHWRESALFVQREAVTAFLLLVGMGGLLLLVRRYSLRRNNG, from the coding sequence ATGACCGATTCACTGCTGGGGCTCGTGTTCGAATACGGTTACGTCGGATTGTTTCTCGCGATGGCGCTCGGCCTGGTCGGTATCCCCGTGCCGGATGAAGCGCTGTTGACGGCAGCGGGCTACCTGATGACGCAGGGGCATATGAAGCTCGGCTTCACGATGCTGGCGGCCATCGGCGGAAGCTTAACCGGCATGTCGCTTAGCTACCTGCTGGGCAGATGGCTGGGAAGGCCGCTGCTGACAAAGCTCGGCCCGCTGCTGCGGCTGACGCCGGACAAGCTCGCGAGGCACGAGGCGCGCTTTTCCAAGTGGGGGCAGGTTCTCGTTCTGGTCGGTTACTTCGTGCCCGGTCTTCGGCATATGACCGCCTTGTTTATCGGTCTCGGCAAGCATCCGTACCGTCCGTTCCTGTTCTACGCCTCGCTGGGCGCGCTCGCCTGGACGAGTACGTTCGAGCTGATCGGCGTGCTCCTCGGGGAGCACTGGCGGGAGAGCGCGCTTTTCGTGCAGCGCGAGGCGGTAACGGCTTTTTTGCTGCTCGTCGGCATGGGCGGTCTGCTCCTTCTCGTCCGGCGCTACTCGCTGCGGCGGAATAACGGCTGA
- a CDS encoding M20 metallopeptidase family protein has translation MSIDEQQLQSLHGQAVEWRRHLHKHPELSFKETNTTAMIADLLASWGLDVRRGVAGTGVVAKLSGALPGRTVALRADIDALPIQDAKDVAYASTVPGVMHACGHDGHTAQLLAAAKYYADNREKTAGTRVFLFQPAEEVLPGGAVGMIADGALDGVDVIYGIHLWTPLPVGTIATRPGPLMAEPDEFEIEIRGRGGHGGLPHEARDALVAGAHLVVALQTVVSRSVDPLEAAVLSIGQIRAGTARNVIADNCKLSGTVRSFDPRVRELVRSRMDDIIRHACGQHGVDYTFEFYEGYPPVVNDPREAARVLRVAAEVHEEGEVRECERIMAGEDFSYYLQERPGCFFFVGAGRTDGSSAPHHHPGFDIDERALRHAIKLLIAVADDAAADVPQS, from the coding sequence GTGAGCATCGATGAACAACAATTGCAGTCGCTGCATGGGCAAGCCGTCGAATGGCGCAGGCACTTGCACAAGCATCCCGAGCTGTCGTTCAAGGAAACGAATACCACGGCGATGATCGCCGATCTGCTGGCATCCTGGGGACTCGATGTCAGGCGCGGAGTGGCCGGTACCGGCGTCGTCGCGAAGCTGTCAGGGGCGCTGCCGGGCAGAACCGTCGCCCTGCGCGCCGATATCGACGCACTGCCGATCCAGGACGCCAAGGATGTCGCGTATGCGTCTACAGTACCCGGCGTCATGCATGCCTGCGGACATGACGGACATACGGCGCAGCTGCTGGCGGCAGCCAAGTATTATGCGGACAACCGGGAGAAGACGGCAGGGACGCGCGTTTTCTTGTTCCAGCCGGCCGAGGAGGTGCTTCCCGGCGGCGCGGTCGGCATGATCGCGGACGGCGCGCTGGACGGGGTGGACGTCATATACGGCATCCATCTGTGGACGCCGCTGCCCGTCGGCACGATCGCGACCCGTCCGGGTCCGCTCATGGCGGAGCCCGACGAGTTCGAGATCGAGATCCGCGGTCGCGGCGGCCATGGCGGGCTGCCGCATGAGGCGAGGGATGCGCTGGTTGCGGGCGCCCACCTGGTCGTGGCGCTGCAGACCGTCGTCTCGCGCAGCGTCGATCCGCTCGAGGCCGCGGTGCTGTCGATCGGGCAGATTCGCGCCGGCACGGCCCGCAACGTGATCGCGGACAATTGCAAGCTGAGCGGTACCGTGCGCAGCTTCGATCCGCGCGTGCGCGAGCTGGTGCGCAGCCGCATGGACGACATTATCCGTCACGCCTGCGGGCAGCACGGGGTCGATTATACGTTCGAATTTTACGAAGGCTACCCGCCGGTCGTCAACGATCCGCGGGAGGCGGCGCGCGTCCTGCGCGTCGCCGCGGAGGTTCACGAAGAAGGCGAGGTTCGCGAGTGCGAACGGATTATGGCCGGCGAGGATTTTTCCTATTATTTGCAGGAGAGACCGGGCTGCTTCTTCTTCGTCGGCGCAGGCCGGACCGACGGATCATCCGCGCCGCACCACCATCCGGGCTTCGATATCGACGAGCGCGCGCTGCGGCATGCGATCAAGCTGCTGATCGCAGTGGCGGACGATGCGGCGGCGGATGTGCCGCAGTCGTAA
- a CDS encoding YugN family protein, with protein MLIENTGLNGTQIDLATLDESAEKVGFIRWQWEYTRATYDLKLTDAGTNSDYFLRFSTRAVEGRLENPDAILAIEAVYIGRATFPHGLEYESPVPQPILNTATLRLNELRQLLA; from the coding sequence ATGTTAATTGAAAATACCGGATTGAACGGAACGCAGATCGATCTGGCCACGCTGGACGAGTCGGCCGAGAAAGTGGGCTTCATCCGCTGGCAGTGGGAATATACGCGCGCTACATACGATCTGAAGCTGACCGACGCAGGCACGAACAGCGACTACTTCCTGCGCTTCAGCACGCGCGCCGTCGAAGGCCGGCTGGAGAATCCGGACGCCATTCTGGCGATCGAAGCGGTCTATATCGGACGCGCGACGTTCCCGCACGGCCTGGAGTACGAGTCGCCGGTGCCACAGCCCATCCTCAACACCGCTACCCTGCGCCTGAACGAGCTCAGACAGCTGCTCGCTTGA
- the ftsW gene encoding putative lipid II flippase FtsW: protein MKTSEGSRGAPDFLLMILTLALVGFGLVMVFSASSSMAGATEKFGNDALYFTKRQFMFAGLGTFLMLVIMNVPYAKFKKLFLPLMLFTIMLLIMVPFFSAINGASSWIRFAGVGIQPTELAKLAVILYLAAIITKKQDKFREFKRGLLPVMIVVGFIVGLIILQPDFGSSVILLLTATIIIVAGGANLKQVLLSAVVLGGLAALVLSIYFLATGDDGGYRMERITAYRDPFSDPQGNGLQLLRSLEAFGHGGFWGAGLGNSVQKLFYLPEAYNDFIFSVIAEELGFFGVTLFLIFYMLFLWRALIVSLRCPDIYGTLVGVGLVSLIGIQALINMGGVSNAIPMTGVTLPFISYGGSSLLSLMIGMGILLSISREYNRVGVQRPEPRKKSASLHV, encoded by the coding sequence ATGAAGACCTCCGAAGGCTCGCGGGGCGCACCCGACTTTCTGCTGATGATTTTGACGCTGGCGCTGGTCGGTTTCGGTCTGGTCATGGTTTTCAGCGCGAGCTCCAGCATGGCGGGGGCGACGGAGAAGTTCGGCAACGACGCGCTATACTTCACCAAGCGGCAGTTCATGTTTGCGGGACTCGGCACGTTCCTGATGCTCGTCATCATGAACGTGCCTTACGCCAAGTTCAAGAAGCTCTTTTTGCCCCTTATGCTATTCACGATCATGCTGCTCATCATGGTGCCGTTTTTCTCGGCGATCAACGGCGCGAGCAGCTGGATTCGTTTCGCGGGGGTAGGCATCCAACCTACGGAGCTCGCTAAGCTCGCTGTAATCCTGTATCTGGCGGCGATCATTACGAAAAAGCAGGACAAGTTCCGCGAGTTCAAGCGGGGACTGCTTCCCGTCATGATCGTGGTGGGCTTTATCGTCGGCTTGATCATTTTGCAGCCCGACTTCGGCTCGAGCGTCATCCTGCTGCTCACGGCGACGATCATTATCGTCGCGGGCGGTGCCAACCTGAAGCAAGTGCTGTTGTCGGCAGTCGTCCTCGGCGGTTTGGCCGCGCTCGTGCTCAGCATCTACTTCCTCGCCACCGGAGACGACGGCGGTTATCGGATGGAGCGGATTACCGCATACCGCGATCCGTTCTCGGATCCGCAAGGCAACGGCCTGCAGCTGCTCCGTTCGCTCGAGGCGTTCGGTCACGGCGGCTTCTGGGGCGCGGGCCTCGGCAACAGCGTGCAGAAGCTGTTTTATTTGCCCGAAGCCTATAACGACTTCATCTTTTCGGTCATCGCGGAAGAGCTCGGCTTTTTCGGCGTGACACTTTTTTTAATTTTTTACATGCTGTTCCTCTGGCGCGCGCTCATCGTCTCTCTGCGTTGCCCCGATATTTACGGCACGCTCGTCGGCGTCGGCCTCGTATCGCTCATCGGTATTCAGGCGCTTATCAATATGGGCGGCGTCAGCAACGCGATTCCGATGACGGGGGTCACGCTACCTTTTATCAGCTATGGCGGCTCTTCGCTATTGTCGCTGATGATTGGGATGGGCATTCTGCTCAGCATCTCCAGAGAATACAACCGGGTCGGCGTTCAGCGCCCGGAACCCCGCAAAAAAAGCGCATCGCTGCACGTATGA
- a CDS encoding HPr family phosphocarrier protein, with translation MTNNAAIVELSQTANKFRSSIVLQADNKYIDVKSILGLFTTLVGGHAYELHVHGPDADEAKKELGEVFAKHNLNVSIVD, from the coding sequence TTGACTAACAACGCTGCAATCGTGGAATTGTCACAAACTGCGAACAAGTTCCGTTCTTCGATCGTGCTTCAGGCCGACAACAAGTACATCGACGTTAAAAGCATTCTGGGCCTTTTCACCACACTTGTGGGCGGACATGCTTATGAGCTGCACGTTCACGGGCCCGATGCGGACGAGGCGAAGAAGGAGCTGGGCGAAGTGTTCGCCAAGCACAACCTGAACGTCTCGATCGTAGACTGA
- a CDS encoding YlaN family protein, with translation MASSDVMLNLNEKALRLLQDDAGKIEKLIAIQMENLATRKCPLYEEVLDTQMYGFSRAVDFAVRAGLVEETEGKQLISQLERNLALLYEALAQKAELDA, from the coding sequence ATGGCTTCATCGGATGTCATGTTGAATCTGAACGAGAAGGCGCTTCGCCTCCTGCAGGACGACGCCGGCAAGATCGAGAAACTGATCGCCATCCAAATGGAGAACCTGGCGACCCGCAAATGCCCGCTTTACGAAGAGGTGCTGGACACCCAGATGTACGGCTTTTCTCGGGCGGTCGACTTTGCGGTACGAGCGGGACTCGTAGAAGAAACGGAAGGCAAGCAATTGATCAGTCAATTGGAGCGCAACCTGGCGCTGTTATACGAAGCGTTGGCGCAGAAGGCCGAGCTCGACGCCTGA
- the cax gene encoding calcium/proton exchanger, producing MKKLFFPLLAVFFVLSAIAHYAHMNTVFQFVVSAIAVVFVAGFLGKSTEAVSHYAGQRLGGFLNATFGNAAELIIAIFLVKEGLFEMVKASLTGSIIGNLLLVLGASAFAGGLKFKEQKFNVHLAGQNASLMLLGVIALFVPAIFVKTEHIGSTDAFRMSEIVSGLLIVAYVGWLIYSMITHKSFLEDHADTQAAHGEVPTWSKGRSILFLVVATVMVAFVSEWLVGTLHTFTADYGMSELFVGAFIVAIIGNAAEHSAAIMLAMKNKMGAAVEIAVGSSLQIALFVAPVLVFVSLLFTEQMDLIFTTVEIAAIAVAALITTSVSRDGSTTWYEGKLLLLVYIMLGVAFYFI from the coding sequence TTGAAAAAGCTGTTTTTCCCGCTCTTGGCCGTCTTTTTCGTGCTGAGCGCCATCGCGCATTATGCGCACATGAATACCGTGTTCCAGTTCGTCGTGTCGGCGATCGCGGTCGTATTCGTAGCCGGCTTTCTCGGCAAGTCGACTGAAGCCGTCTCCCATTATGCGGGACAGCGCCTAGGCGGATTCCTTAACGCGACGTTCGGCAACGCGGCGGAGCTCATCATCGCCATCTTCCTCGTCAAGGAAGGCCTGTTCGAAATGGTGAAGGCGAGCCTCACCGGCTCTATCATCGGCAACCTGCTGCTTGTTCTGGGCGCCAGCGCGTTCGCGGGCGGACTCAAGTTCAAGGAGCAAAAGTTCAACGTTCACTTGGCGGGGCAAAACGCATCGCTGATGCTGCTCGGCGTGATCGCGCTGTTCGTCCCGGCGATCTTCGTCAAAACCGAACATATCGGCAGCACCGACGCGTTCCGAATGAGCGAGATCGTCTCCGGCCTGCTCATCGTTGCCTACGTCGGCTGGCTGATCTATTCGATGATCACCCACAAAAGCTTCCTGGAGGACCATGCGGATACGCAAGCCGCCCATGGAGAGGTGCCTACTTGGTCCAAGGGCCGCTCCATCCTGTTCCTGGTCGTCGCGACCGTCATGGTCGCCTTCGTCAGCGAATGGCTGGTCGGCACGCTCCACACGTTCACCGCCGATTACGGCATGTCCGAGCTGTTCGTAGGCGCGTTCATCGTGGCCATCATCGGCAACGCGGCGGAACACAGCGCGGCGATCATGCTCGCCATGAAAAACAAAATGGGCGCCGCAGTCGAGATCGCGGTAGGCAGCAGCCTGCAGATCGCCTTGTTCGTGGCCCCTGTCCTCGTCTTCGTCAGCCTGCTGTTCACGGAGCAGATGGACCTGATCTTCACCACCGTCGAGATCGCGGCGATCGCCGTGGCGGCGCTGATTACGACCTCGGTATCGCGCGACGGCTCCACGACCTGGTACGAAGGCAAGCTGCTGCTCCTTGTCTATATCATGCTCGGCGTCGCGTTTTACTTTATCTAA
- a CDS encoding YlbG family protein yields MFAERIGYIVWFSDWKAARALDKYGSLHYMSRKMNYAVLYMDADTSEDTVRNLQRLPYVRKIERSYRGEIKTEYESNVPDKTRFYGL; encoded by the coding sequence ATGTTCGCCGAACGGATCGGCTACATCGTATGGTTCAGCGACTGGAAGGCGGCGCGCGCGCTGGACAAGTACGGTAGCCTGCATTATATGTCTCGCAAGATGAATTACGCCGTCCTCTATATGGACGCGGATACCTCGGAGGACACGGTGCGCAACCTTCAGCGGCTGCCCTACGTCCGCAAGATCGAGCGCTCCTACCGGGGCGAGATCAAGACCGAGTACGAGAGCAACGTGCCGGACAAGACCCGGTTTTACGGGCTCTGA
- a CDS encoding PHP domain-containing protein, whose protein sequence is MKRADMHTHTTASDGLHKPSENVRMAAEAGLSAIGITDHDTVAGLDEARQAAEEYGIEVVPGVEISTAQNGQDIHILGYYADDRDPVFLARLASQRRVRDSRNELIVAKLNELGVRLSWETVLDAAGRDRGPDETVGRPHIAEALVRIGAVSSLQEAFDRYLAEGKPAYVLPPRIAPAEAIAWIHEAGGAAVVAHPGLYGADEAVEALLREGIADGVEAYHSDHSDEDERRYAAMAQRYGIIATGGSDFHGERKGRVYHGPIGWRSADADVVRDLRERAKDRRAARLSGLPDGGGTASD, encoded by the coding sequence TTGAAGAGAGCGGACATGCATACGCACACGACCGCTTCCGACGGTCTTCACAAGCCGTCCGAAAACGTCCGCATGGCGGCGGAGGCGGGCCTCTCCGCCATCGGCATTACCGATCACGATACGGTAGCCGGTCTCGACGAGGCCAGGCAAGCGGCGGAGGAATACGGCATTGAGGTCGTGCCCGGGGTCGAGATCAGCACCGCGCAGAACGGCCAGGATATTCACATTTTGGGCTACTATGCGGACGACCGGGATCCGGTATTCCTGGCCCGGCTCGCTTCCCAGCGCCGCGTGCGCGATTCGCGCAACGAGCTGATCGTGGCGAAGCTCAACGAGCTGGGCGTGCGTCTTTCCTGGGAGACGGTGCTCGACGCGGCGGGCCGGGACAGAGGGCCCGACGAGACGGTCGGCCGGCCGCACATCGCCGAAGCGCTCGTCCGGATCGGAGCGGTAAGTTCGCTGCAGGAGGCGTTCGACCGCTATCTGGCCGAGGGCAAGCCGGCTTATGTCCTGCCGCCGCGGATCGCGCCGGCCGAAGCGATCGCCTGGATTCACGAGGCGGGCGGCGCCGCCGTCGTCGCCCATCCCGGGCTGTACGGCGCGGACGAAGCCGTGGAAGCACTGCTGCGGGAAGGCATCGCGGACGGCGTGGAGGCTTACCACTCGGACCATTCGGACGAAGACGAGCGGCGCTACGCGGCGATGGCGCAGCGGTACGGCATCATCGCGACGGGCGGATCGGACTTTCACGGCGAACGCAAGGGACGGGTGTATCACGGTCCGATCGGCTGGCGCTCGGCGGATGCGGACGTCGTTCGCGATCTTAGAGAACGGGCGAAGGATCGGCGGGCGGCACGCCTGTCGGGCTTGCCGGACGGCGGCGGTACTGCATCGGACTGA
- a CDS encoding Asp23/Gls24 family envelope stress response protein, with the protein MSEQLQEGLIRISDDVVATIAGLAALETPGVAAMSGGMSEGLAKRLSGKNAQKGVSVEVGQLEAAIDLRIVVLYGSPIQEVGRRLQENVREAVENMTGLRVVEVNVKVEGVAFKDEAGVEQEEALTVRVK; encoded by the coding sequence ATGAGCGAACAACTGCAGGAAGGCCTCATACGAATCTCCGATGACGTCGTCGCGACGATCGCCGGCCTGGCCGCGCTGGAGACGCCCGGCGTCGCTGCAATGTCCGGCGGCATGTCAGAAGGCTTGGCCAAGCGTCTGAGCGGCAAAAACGCGCAGAAGGGCGTATCCGTCGAAGTCGGCCAGCTCGAGGCCGCCATCGATCTGCGCATCGTCGTGCTGTACGGCAGTCCGATCCAGGAGGTCGGACGACGCCTTCAAGAGAACGTACGTGAAGCCGTCGAGAATATGACCGGACTGCGCGTCGTCGAAGTGAACGTCAAGGTCGAAGGCGTGGCCTTCAAGGACGAAGCCGGCGTCGAACAGGAAGAGGCGCTCACCGTTCGGGTCAAGTGA
- a CDS encoding LysR family transcriptional regulator: MALNVHQLHTFYAVAERGSFSAAAQTLHMTQPAVTMQIQALEERFGAKLFHRSAKKLELTDAGRALLPQARKAMELMRETDAVMAAHAEQLKGRLKFAASLTIGEYVLPRLLAPFLRRYPELSLSMRIINTAEIIEEIENHGLAFGLVEGRAEGPGLIAEPVMNDELVLVVPAGHAFASRSEVELEEVLKEPMVLRETGSGTRQVMEEELLRHGAHPSDLRVVSDFGSTGAVKSAVEAGLGLSFVSVWTIRHEAALSLLAPVKIRGVSFRRQFYAVRQQSSDLPIAGASLLEYLRGIQA; the protein is encoded by the coding sequence ATGGCGTTGAACGTGCATCAGCTCCACACCTTTTACGCAGTGGCGGAAAGGGGAAGCTTCTCCGCCGCCGCCCAGACGCTGCATATGACGCAGCCTGCGGTGACGATGCAGATTCAGGCGCTCGAGGAGCGGTTCGGAGCCAAGCTGTTTCACCGATCGGCCAAAAAGCTGGAGCTGACCGATGCCGGCCGCGCCCTGCTGCCCCAAGCGCGCAAGGCCATGGAGCTGATGCGGGAGACGGACGCGGTCATGGCCGCGCACGCCGAGCAGCTCAAGGGCAGGCTCAAGTTCGCCGCAAGCCTGACGATCGGCGAATACGTGCTGCCGCGGCTGCTCGCGCCTTTTCTGAGACGATATCCCGAACTGTCGCTGAGCATGCGCATCATCAACACGGCGGAGATTATCGAGGAGATCGAGAACCACGGCCTCGCCTTCGGGCTGGTCGAAGGGCGCGCGGAAGGGCCCGGGCTGATTGCCGAGCCGGTCATGAACGACGAGCTAGTGCTTGTCGTGCCGGCGGGGCACGCGTTCGCTTCGCGCAGCGAGGTCGAGCTGGAGGAGGTGCTGAAGGAGCCGATGGTGCTGCGGGAGACAGGTTCCGGAACGCGCCAGGTGATGGAGGAGGAGCTCCTCCGCCACGGCGCGCACCCTTCCGATCTGCGGGTCGTGAGCGACTTCGGGAGCACCGGCGCCGTGAAGTCGGCCGTCGAGGCAGGATTGGGACTGTCCTTCGTGTCGGTATGGACGATCCGGCACGAAGCCGCGCTCTCGCTGCTCGCGCCGGTGAAGATTCGCGGCGTTTCGTTTCGCCGGCAGTTTTATGCGGTTCGCCAGCAATCGTCGGACCTGCCGATCGCAGGCGCTTCGCTGCTAGAATATTTAAGGGGGATACAAGCTTGA
- a CDS encoding DNA repair helicase XPB has translation MTLSRTTAAPIIAQSDGTLLLDERLPGFGEAQALLRAIAELQKRPGHLHTYRITPVTVWNAAASGWTAARALGSLRVLSRYGVPAALERDLAAQFARYGQLRLGLHEGELRLRAKDPALLAAVASLKAVSGWLRLSADGGYAVVRADARGWLKRELALAGYPVIDDAGYRSGEPLPLALCHSGAAPALRDYQQAAVDALLGRAASTASAAETSSDAGVDVARSVSGGSGVVVLPCGAGKTWVGIGAVARLACETLILTPNTVSVTQWIRELRRATTLGDEQIGAYTGERKEVRPVTVATYQVLTSRGGEGGGNAHWRLFQDRNWGLIIYDEVHLLPAPVFRLTAELQATRRLGLTATLVREDGREKDVFALVGPKAYEAPWKSLEEAGWIAEASCSEVRVPLDAECAGRYAVATARARSRIAGENPRKAEVVRALLARHEGEQALVIGQYLDQLRSMSRELGLPLVTGDMPHRERQDLFDRFNRGELRALALSKVANFAVDLPDAAVAVQISGSFGSRQEEAQRLGRILRPKKNGEAAFFYSLVSEHTDEVEYARRRQQFLIQQGYRYEVGRWAGAEGAAEAPVKEGLR, from the coding sequence ATGACGCTGTCACGAACGACCGCCGCGCCGATCATCGCGCAATCGGACGGCACGCTGCTGCTGGATGAGCGGCTGCCCGGCTTCGGCGAAGCGCAGGCGCTGCTTCGCGCGATCGCGGAGCTTCAGAAGCGCCCCGGGCATTTGCACACTTACCGCATCACGCCCGTCACCGTGTGGAACGCGGCGGCTTCCGGCTGGACGGCCGCGCGCGCCTTGGGCAGCCTGCGCGTCCTGTCCAGATACGGCGTGCCGGCCGCGCTGGAGCGCGATCTCGCGGCGCAGTTCGCCAGATACGGGCAGCTGAGGCTCGGCTTGCACGAGGGGGAGCTTCGCCTGCGCGCGAAGGATCCCGCGCTGCTCGCGGCCGTCGCTTCGCTGAAGGCAGTGTCCGGTTGGCTGCGTCTATCCGCGGACGGCGGCTACGCGGTCGTCCGCGCCGATGCCAGAGGCTGGCTCAAGCGCGAGCTGGCGCTGGCCGGGTACCCGGTCATCGACGATGCGGGCTACCGAAGCGGCGAGCCGCTGCCTTTGGCGCTGTGCCACAGCGGAGCGGCGCCCGCATTGCGCGACTACCAGCAAGCCGCCGTCGATGCGCTGCTCGGCAGGGCGGCGTCAACGGCTTCCGCGGCGGAAACTTCCTCGGATGCCGGCGTTGATGTCGCCCGGTCCGTCTCCGGCGGAAGCGGCGTCGTCGTACTGCCCTGCGGCGCCGGCAAGACGTGGGTGGGCATCGGCGCGGTCGCGCGACTTGCCTGCGAGACGCTGATTTTGACGCCGAACACAGTGTCGGTCACCCAGTGGATTCGCGAGCTGCGACGCGCGACGACGCTCGGCGACGAACAGATCGGGGCTTATACGGGGGAGCGCAAGGAGGTGCGTCCTGTGACGGTCGCCACTTACCAGGTGCTGACCAGCCGCGGCGGCGAAGGCGGCGGCAATGCCCATTGGCGGTTGTTCCAGGACCGCAACTGGGGCCTTATCATTTACGACGAGGTGCACCTGCTGCCGGCGCCCGTCTTCCGCCTGACCGCCGAGCTGCAGGCGACGCGCCGGCTCGGTCTGACCGCGACGCTCGTGCGCGAGGACGGCCGCGAGAAAGACGTGTTCGCGCTCGTCGGGCCGAAGGCGTACGAGGCGCCGTGGAAAAGCCTGGAGGAGGCTGGCTGGATCGCCGAAGCCTCCTGCAGCGAGGTGCGCGTGCCGCTCGATGCCGAATGCGCCGGGCGGTACGCGGTCGCCACCGCGCGCGCGCGCAGCCGGATCGCGGGCGAAAATCCGCGCAAGGCCGAGGTCGTCCGCGCGCTGCTGGCTCGCCACGAGGGCGAGCAGGCGCTCGTGATCGGGCAATATCTCGATCAGCTCCGCAGCATGTCGCGGGAGCTGGGGCTGCCGCTCGTGACGGGCGACATGCCGCACCGGGAACGGCAGGACTTGTTCGACCGCTTCAACCGGGGGGAGCTGCGCGCGCTGGCGCTGTCGAAGGTGGCGAACTTCGCGGTCGACCTGCCGGATGCCGCCGTCGCGGTCCAAATCTCCGGCAGCTTCGGGTCGCGGCAGGAGGAGGCGCAGCGCCTCGGGCGCATCCTGCGGCCCAAGAAAAACGGGGAAGCTGCCTTTTTTTATTCGCTCGTCAGCGAGCATACGGACGAGGTCGAATACGCGCGCCGCAGGCAGCAGTTTCTGATCCAGCAGGGCTACCGCTACGAGGTGGGGCGCTGGGCGGGCGCCGAGGGCGCGGCGGAGGCGCCAGTCAAGGAAGGCTTACGATGA